In Harpia harpyja isolate bHarHar1 chromosome 17, bHarHar1 primary haplotype, whole genome shotgun sequence, the genomic window GCACTCATagtagaaataaatttatttactATAAGAAATCTGAGATGTTTgcatgttacaaaaataaaaatgtacagtCATTGTcacaaaacccacttttttttttttttttagtataagtTAGTGCttttacaaacaaacaaaaaaaatctatatataaaTTTCCAGTTGGTACCTCTCCAACCACTCTGCGTCTGAACAGTGCCGTTAGCTTGTGCGGGATCAGGATCACAAAGGGACCTCCCTGATGGGACTGGCAGTGTTGCCCAAGGTGGTGGTTTGAAGCTGGCTGATGCCAGCTTGGAGAAAGGTGGGATCACCAAGCAGGAATGAACTTTGAGCACATTTTTGTTGAATTATTCAGAGCACGTTACTTGGTGTTCATGCTGGTTTTTGGCAAGTGTGGGAGACCAGGCAAGACCTGGCCTGGAGTAATGTTTGTACCAGTTCAGTGCTTTAGTTGAATTAATTTCTCCCAACTATTTGTCTTGCCCCAGTGACTACGCCGTGACCCTCCTCATAAAGTCAAGCTTCCTTCACAggcacaaggaaaaaaaggtgctGCCACGGTGCAAGTCCTATCTTAACCCAACCCTATCCTAAAAGTTCACTCAAGGATGAGATGAACCACCCCACAAATGTGCTATTTTTCTTTGCCGATGGTGCTCAGAGCTGAAACAGTCCCCTCCTTTGCCTCCTGTGGTTGTGACATTGTTGGTTGGGCCAAGAGCCCTGCACGGGACCACGGCTCCACTGAGCCGGCACCACGGGAACCTCCCAGTTAACCCTGAATGGTCCCAGTCACCCATGACTGAACTCCGCTGGTTACATCGTGGCATGTCTTTATCTCCACCAAGCCACTTCATAAGAAGGAGGGATGGGAGAAAATAAGACGACGTCTGAGGAATCGGTCTAAACCAGGATCAAATGTGTTTGTCTAATCCTAAAATAGAGCCGAGGCTGCTTTTACAAAATATGACTCGTCCAGTGCTGCAGAACAAGCAATTTTCATTTTTGGGGTGAGGAATCAGCATCCTCGTGGCAAGGCTAGGCAAAGAAACCATGGACCTGGGCTCTTGGCTGTCTAACCCAACAATTACAGAAAGAAAGACCAAGTGGACCTTCTGGTGAAGTGTTTTGTGGATATTTTCTCCAGTTTACTTTGAACTGTCCTGGCTGATGGGAGATGCAAGGCCAAATCTAGACAGGACTGGGGTTAAGCTTAGCACCACGTTTATTGGTATGGCTCCTAAACCCAGGGTTTAGCGCTGCCAAAATTCCCAGGGAAGGTCCATACTGTCAGTAAGGGATATGCTGACTGGCTTCAGTGGAGCACTGGGATTATGAGGAGACCAGACAGCAACATTTGGGCAGCATTTTGGGTCACAGCCAAGCTGCTAAAGGTCCCAGAGGGCTGTCACCTCTGAGCAGCAATGAGGATGTGGCAGCACTCAGCCAAGGGGATGAGCAACGGTCTTCGCTTCTTTCTAGAAACATGAGTCACTAGTAAGGGGGTTAAAAACAAGACCTGAAGAGCTTACCCTAAATCTTAATGAGCTGGAGATGATTATTAAagttagcagctgaaagaaagGTAGGGGTTCCTAAAAGCTTTTCAAGGGTGAATGTTGCTGTTGGGAAGCACTAATGGGTCTTTTGGAAGATGTTGACTCCACTGGAGAAAACTACAGGGGACTTGCTTGATGGTACCAGTAAACTCCAGTGGGACGGTACCAGTATACTCCAGTGGGATGGAAGGTCCATCAGCACCCTTTTTAATGGGAAGCCAGCCCTTGGACAGGAGCTAGGAGTCCCCTCCCGGCTCTGCCAGCAGATGCCAGGGCTTGAAGCTGGGAGAGCATTTCTTCAGGGATGCAAAGCTGTGGGAGACCCTTTCCCGCTGCGGGTGGTATTTGCGCTTGACATTTTCATCGACCTGTTTAGCAGAACCGCAGCTGACTGTCCTCATCAACCAAAAGCCTTTCCTCCCTTGCCAAGGCATAGAGAAACTCTTGCTACCTCTCTGCCAGGGAATCTGGAGAAAGGCAGATGGATTTCTTTAGGGGTACCTTTTGCACACAATGTTTCTGCTTTAGAAAAGGATCTAAGACATTCagggtgtgattttttttagCAGATTTGGCCACCATGATAGAGGTTACCCAGCCTCACTGGTGGAAAGATGCCATTCAGCATTGAACGGAGAGGCAGGCTTGGATGACGAGGCAGAGATATGGGGTTTGTGTGTATAACCACAGCAGCATCTtcctgaaaaaatacttttgaaacagCAACGAGCAGAGGACTGCATTTAACACGGACCATGCTGAAGCGGGTGCAAGCCAATGCACCGCAAGCACCAAAAGCCTCGGGCCCCAAAGCATCCTGACCTCCCTTCACAGCTGGGATAAAACCTTCTGCCGCGGAGATGGTGCTGCCCGTGCCGGAGCAGAGCTAGGATTTCACCTCCTTGGATAATATGTCTGTGTTGTCACTGGTTCCCAGGTGACTGGTAGGCACAATGCCCAGTGCCATTTCATTTTGAGGCTTCCCTGGCATTTTGTTGCCCGCAAACTTCATAAATCGTTGTCCTGCTAAGAAATACAAAATGGGATCCAGGCAGCTGTTGGTGCTAGCTAGGGGACGAGTCACCTTATAGACTAAATTGATAGCATTGAGGGTCTGACAGCTCAAGTCCCAGCTCCGGAAGGAGTAGTACAAGGTACGAGTgacatggaaaggaagaaaacaaacgATGAAGACCACCAAGACGATGATTATCATCTTGACCGACTTCTTTTTGGATCGGGACAGCCGGGAGATCCCCCGCgtgggctgcagcagcctccgGGCCATTAGGCAGTAGCAGACGATGATGATGAGGAAGGGGATgcagaagagcagcaccagcatcactGAACTGTAAATgacaaactggccaaagaggtcCTTCCTGGATGTATCGTGGCAGGTGATGGTGTCACGCTTCACGCTGGTGGTGACGAAGAAGAGCACAGGCGACTGGCACACGACGGTCACCACCCACACGATGACTGACACCCTCCGGGCGTAGCGAACGTGTCCCCACTGCAGCGACTTCAGTGGGAAGCAGATGCCCAGGAATCGATGGATGCtgatacagagaaggaaaaggatgcTGCAGTAGAGGTTGGTGTAAAACAAGAAGCGGACTATCTTACACAAGCCCACGCTGAAGGGCCAGTTGTCTCCCATGGCATAATAATACACCAGGAGGGGCAGGGAGACCACGTAGAGCGTGTCGGACACGGCCAGGTTGAACATGTATGTGGTGGAGGCGTTCCAGGTCTTGATCCTGAAGATGAAGACGTAGAGGGCCAGCAGGTTGAGAAAGAGCCCCACCACGCACACGATGCCGTAGGAGACGGGCAGCAGGACATACTTGAAGTCCTCAACAAATATGCACTTGTAGGCGTTGTTTCCTGCACCACCTGGGTCTAAGGAGCTGTTGATGACTCTGGTCCAGGCTGGAGGAGTTGTTAAGTTCGCCATCACCCTGGGGGGAAAGCAAAGAGGCTGTAAGGACAAGGAGGTAAGGAGTCCCTGGACGAGGTGGGTTAGATGAGAAAACGCCCATGCCACAACGCTGTGACACATTGTGTGGCCCGTGCTGTCATTATTACTATATACTATTACTAtacccttcccttctcctcctgtcAAGGTTGCCATCAACACTTAGCTGTGTCTATCCAAAAGCTACCCGCAAGCATGGCTAGCCGTCTGGCAGGCAGTGCCATCTCAGTGCAGGTGACAATGACTCGAGAGGTGGCAATGCAGGTCTCCTGCCAGCACACCACATACCCACAAAGACCATGGCCTCATTGAGTTGGGTGTTGACACAACCGAGGTAGTCCCTAGCATGGAGGACTTACGGTCAAGCAGATGAAGGGAGGTTTATTTATCCTCATTTTGGATCTAGAGCACAGAGGAGGAACTAAGCTGGTCTAAAGTCACCAACAAATCCCAGGCCACACCTGGAAGTGCAACTCAGATCTCCTGCAGCCCAGTTCAGTATCCCAGTTGACCCTTCCCACCAGGTTCACACAGAAACTTGGTCTCAGGCGCTACAGAACAGGAAAGATGCTCCATTCTGTGTTTAACCATCCACGAGAAGTGACTCAGCTGAGCACCATGAAAGGTGGGTCCTACTAAACCCCAGGCAGAACGGGCAAGAAAAAGGAACCATGTTCTTCAGTGAGCAATCCCTGTGACTGGCAGGGCCCTGATTTCAGAGCTTCTCAGCTCCTTCTGGTAGAGCAAACACCACCACAATGTCTGGAGGCCCCTGTAATCAAACCTTGCCAAAGGAGCACGTTGTCCACCACAGGGGCTCTGCCTAGGTTGGTTGTTCATGATGAGGATGGGTTTTTAATGGGTTTAGTGTGGGGCCGATCTCGCTGGTCCTGCTTCCTGGCCTCGAGACCTGCTCCTTCAGCATCACCCCCAGAAAGTCTGCCTATGCTTGTGCAAAGCTGGTTTATGCATGGGAATGACCAGTTGAGATGAGAAAAATGGACTCGAAAGAGTCTCTGCAGACACACAGAGTCTGGCACTGTCTCTGTCAGGAGGGACAAGGGCCCTTTTGTGTGTCGGGGACAGCCCACGACCCAGCTGACACATGATCGCTCAGCAAGCCCATCAGCCAGGAATCGAATTAAAATGCATTTGCCTCCTTTCCCGTAAAACAAGCTGGTTTGATCACAGTGCTGTACCCTGTCATGGGGAGCCTGCGGAAACAGGGATAGAGGGAGATGAACCCAGCATGGGAGCTCAGAGACTGGGAGCTACTGCAGgagaaaacatttgagaaaagTTGCTCTTTGAATGAGTACATGGGATGTACCCTGATCCAAATCTCGCCATGATTTTAGGTGGAAAAGAGCAATACCAGCCTTCTCAGCTAAATGGTTCAGCTCTAACCTGATGCCACCATGCTGTGGGACAGCGTGGGCATGCCCTTTCTTGCAGACAAGCACGAAGCGATCCAGAGCTATCCTGCACCTACCTCCAATTCAGATCCTGTAGGGAAGGAGGCAATGAGGGTCTCCTAGAAGTTGCCAGCCTGGATGATCTCTCACTGAAGCAAAGCACTATGGCATTAAAAAGCACCTTGACAACTTATACCTGATGGAGAAGGGGTGAAGTGATGCCTCCAGCCCATCACATAGGGATAAGTCCAGTCCTTATCCAGAGACTGGATCAAACTACCTGTCCAGGTATGGCACAGACATGATCCCTGGTGATGTTTCCCCCATTTTGCTGCTTTGCCCCTGCAGACCACAAGCAGCGCTGGCCGAGGCTCACACTTCCCAAGGATGTGGGCAGAAACCACACACACGCTCACACCCTGACTAATCTGCAACATCTGCCAGAAACCAAATATAACTTTGGGAACCACTCTGCGATGAACATGAGGAGCCAGGACTGATTTTGCTCTCTCCTGGCCCCAGGGTTTTGCTTTCCCTGTGTCCCGTTCAGCTTTGGTCCCATCACCCTTCACCCTGCTTCCCTCAAGTCCTCGGCAACAGGGTTGTCCCTGCAGATGGAGAGGATTGACAGTGCTCGGGCAGAGGGGAAAAcactttccagctgctcttctccCCAACTTCTTCCTTCCCCCTGAGCTTTGCAGATCTGCGGCCAACGAGACGGAGGTTGCCCGCAGACCTGGCAGCCAATTAAACGGGTTGGACAGGCCACCGCGACTGAGAGAAGCCACACGAGGTGCCCTAAAAGGCGCTGGGAAGGGTTACAGAGCTCCAGAGGCTTCAGCCTCGCACGTGGTTTCTCTGTGCCTTTACATCTGCATCCCCTCTGTCCCCTGCAGACAACCCATCACCCAGCTCTGAAGCACTGATGGGGGCAAGGTCACCCCATCTTCCAGCCCACTTCCTCGCAGGCTCCTGCAACCCATCTAGAAAACCCAACGAGCATTTGAAACCCATCCATAAGCCAAGGTGGGGAATCTCTTCCAGCGTGCAGGGCAGCACGGGCTGCCCCAGGCCATGCCACAGCCATGGATGTGCCAAGATGCACATCCCAATCTTCAGGACAAGGAGCAAACAGGGCTCTCTGGTCGGCTTGAACGGGGTAATCACGGAGACAAAACCCCGCTCACAAGGCAGCCTTGTCCTTGCCGTCAtg contains:
- the P2RY2 gene encoding P2Y purinoceptor 2: MANLTTPPAWTRVINSSLDPGGAGNNAYKCIFVEDFKYVLLPVSYGIVCVVGLFLNLLALYVFIFRIKTWNASTTYMFNLAVSDTLYVVSLPLLVYYYAMGDNWPFSVGLCKIVRFLFYTNLYCSILFLLCISIHRFLGICFPLKSLQWGHVRYARRVSVIVWVVTVVCQSPVLFFVTTSVKRDTITCHDTSRKDLFGQFVIYSSVMLVLLFCIPFLIIIVCYCLMARRLLQPTRGISRLSRSKKKSVKMIIIVLVVFIVCFLPFHVTRTLYYSFRSWDLSCQTLNAINLVYKVTRPLASTNSCLDPILYFLAGQRFMKFAGNKMPGKPQNEMALGIVPTSHLGTSDNTDILSKEVKS